DNA from Tripterygium wilfordii isolate XIE 37 chromosome 4, ASM1340144v1, whole genome shotgun sequence:
CCTGAGGCCAAAGTAAAGGATTCTGGTCGCTGTATAATAATACAATAACAATACATCATGACAGAGTATTCAAATTCCTAATGCTTTTCGGCCCATTGGACCTTTCGGCCATATGGATTAGTGACCTAATCAGGCCCAAGTTGCTCAGCATCAACAAACTATAAACCTGTCAAAAATGCATAAAATAATGAAACTCGACTTCTTAAACCATGCATGTACAAGTTTAGTTGTTACTAACAAAGAGAACAAAGCACAGAGAGAaagctcaaattttttttaagaaaacacAAACCAGGCATGTGTAAAGAATGATGCGGTTAAGAAACTCCTCCAGAACTGACTTCCACTGTTACAAGGGAGATGCGGTTTGATTAGAGGATGTTCTGGGGTTTTTTGGCAATGTTGATGTGTAGGTTTTTGTTGTCTTTTTCCTCTTTTGGTTCACTGTCCCTCCTGTTCCAGGGCCTTGTTTTCTTAGTTAGCTTTTGCTGATTGTGTTCTGCTTTCTTTGCTTTCGTCTACTTACGGGTAGAGAAATTCACCACTTAAAGTGGTTGTGTATTGGCTCTTCTTCTAATACATAGTAGGTCTGTGACCTAtcctttaaaaagaaaagaaaagaaaagaatgatgGTTCTTTACCTCTATCTATACATGCATCAAGCAGAGACCATTACTTGGTCTTCTAAGTAACACTGACTCGGTCATTGTCATAAAATATGCCCAGCCATGACTGAATTCAGCTTTATCAACCACAAGTACTCCGATTGTCCTGCTAACTTCTCTGCATTGCCGATACTCGTGTTCCCGGAAAAAAGGTCCTTTTTGTGCGTTCCTCGCATTGGAGGCAACTAATAAAATCAGTTATTCAAAGTACTGCTATGGCTGGCCGTCAAGATTTGTTGTTGCACTACCAAAACTGAAGCAGGAGCAGTGATTTCCGAGGAAGCAAGCAGATCCCCAAGTGGACCGAGCTCTTCCGACTCATTCCAGTCTGATAGCCCTGAAATTATCAGAGAGTCCAAATCATGGCGTCGCCCCACCATTATAAGGTCGTAATCATACTGAAGTGATGGAACTATTGATGCTGTCTTTGACCCATCTCCCACAATCACTTCTTGGTACTTgaccttttcacttttcgtCAGCTCATGCTTTATTGTCCTCAAAGATTCATTTTCAATCATTCTCCTCCAGTTCTCTTGTCCAGATTCCTGAGCTGTTTTGAAGTGGAGGATTGTGAGTAAAACATTGGGACATCCTGCCATTCTTATGCCATAAGCAAGGGCTTCTCTATCATCTTCACCGTCCAAAAACAGTACAGCAACATGGAACGAAGATGAACATACAAACATGGAAGACAATCCTCGTGTTCTGCGACGATCAAGAAGAATACCCACAGAACAGGGGGCCTTGTCTAGTACATTAATGTTCAGGGCCCTTAAATCCTGGCTATCTGAAACCAAGTCGCCTTTGGTGTTCCATTTCTTATGAAATGGGAGTATGATTAAGGATACTGCCTTGTCAAAAGCAACCCAACAAATGTCTTCGTGCATCAATTTTGGCAGTGATAATGCAGTAAAGAAATTTACTTGGGCAGTCTTCTTATGCTGTGACTTGAAGTAATGGAATATGTCAATGATCTGTTGTGATCGGAGGCCATGATGTGAAGAAGTTCTGTGTTTCTGGCCTAACTGATGGTTGATCAATTGAGGGTTGGCACTGCCAACAAGCTCCTCCAAGTAGAGTCCATAAACACCCAGGGGACTCTCTTTAGAAGGATTGGAAACTTCAAGTAGCTTGATTGCAGCCACGGCATCTTCTTGCCTATATGCACAAGCCAGTATCTGGAGCGCCCCTTCGCTGGGAGTTAACATGATGCTTCTGTTCTTGTAGCCTGTGTATCTTTTTGAAGGATCATATAGTTTCCTGACAAGGATTGACACAATCGCTACCACTGTGAATGTTATCACTACAGCACTGCTAAGTGTTTTAAATGAAACCTGCGGCGGTGA
Protein-coding regions in this window:
- the LOC119996509 gene encoding cation/H(+) antiporter 4-like isoform X1 is translated as MLCVSQAGIVIGSTVLEHLMPELHAALFPPESDQLFKGLTRFGFLIFVFMAGVRMDVNLVIKLGTKAWIIGIVTLIVPFLYIQHPMFEVFYQFKDNENEKVSYTVQQEIDNSRLYLLTLLSTQFPGVGWLLMHLKMSNTQMGHLALASALISELTRLSYLTLIVFMSEAVEFAPRIVLKSAFLCFFIIVLIVRVLRPLMLWVIRRTPEGKQVKEIYIAFIVAAVLFLALIGDGVGINFLFWPFVLGLAVPTGPPLASTLEEKFDTFVTGLLIPLLATYCGIKTDIPYMLSHYEASRVLLDFSAVVGILLKIVLLFVTALFCRMSVQEAAAFSLILNVKGIPELGLFASFTYDEVSFKTLSSAVVITFTVVAIVSILVRKLYDPSKRYTGYKNRSIMLTPSEGALQILACAYRQEDAVAAIKLLEVSNPSKESPLGVYGLYLEELVGSANPQLINHQLGQKHRTSSHHGLRSQQIIDIFHYFKSQHKKTAQVNFFTALSLPKLMHEDICWVAFDKAVSLIILPFHKKWNTKGDLVSDSQDLRALNINVLDKAPCSVGILLDRRRTRGLSSMFVCSSSFHVAVLFLDGEDDREALAYGIRMAGCPNVLLTILHFKTAQESGQENWRRMIENESLRTIKHELTKSEKVKYQEVIVGDGSKTASIVPSLQYDYDLIMVGRRHDLDSLIISGLSDWNESEELGPLGDLLASSEITAPASVLVVQQQILTASHSSTLNN
- the LOC119996509 gene encoding cation/H(+) antiporter 4-like isoform X2, with the protein product MLCVSQAGIVIGSTVLEHLMPELHAALFPPESDQLFKGLTRFGFLIFVFMAGVRMDVNLVIKLGTKAWIIGIVTLIVPFLYIQHPMFEVFYQFKDNENEKVSYTVQQEIDNSRLYLLTLLSTQFPGVGWLLMHLKMSNTQMGHLALASALISELTRMSVQEAAAFSLILNVKGIPELGLFASFTYDEVSFKTLSSAVVITFTVVAIVSILVRKLYDPSKRYTGYKNRSIMLTPSEGALQILACAYRQEDAVAAIKLLEVSNPSKESPLGVYGLYLEELVGSANPQLINHQLGQKHRTSSHHGLRSQQIIDIFHYFKSQHKKTAQVNFFTALSLPKLMHEDICWVAFDKAVSLIILPFHKKWNTKGDLVSDSQDLRALNINVLDKAPCSVGILLDRRRTRGLSSMFVCSSSFHVAVLFLDGEDDREALAYGIRMAGCPNVLLTILHFKTAQESGQENWRRMIENESLRTIKHELTKSEKVKYQEVIVGDGSKTASIVPSLQYDYDLIMVGRRHDLDSLIISGLSDWNESEELGPLGDLLASSEITAPASVLVVQQQILTASHSSTLNN